A genomic segment from Sparus aurata chromosome 20, fSpaAur1.1, whole genome shotgun sequence encodes:
- the ghitm gene encoding growth hormone-inducible transmembrane protein, whose protein sequence is MLVARLTCLRSLPLAGLRPVLSQGSSALRTPALKACPPLLRPQQGFSSKARFGFRRGRTTKDQLKEAAFEPATDTAIKIDGMGRMILAGGAAVGLGALCYYGLGMSNEIGAIEKAVIWPQYVKDRIHSTYMYFAGSVGLTALSAVAVSRTPALMGLMMRGSWLAIGATFAAMIGAGMLVRSISYEHSPVPKHLAWMFHAGVMGAVIAPLTLLGGPLMMRAAWYTAGIVGGLSTVAMCAPSEKFLNMGGPLAVGFGVVFASSIGSMFLPPTSAFGAGLYSVAIYGGLVLFSMFLLYDTQKVIKRAETHPLYAVQKYDPINSCMGIYMDTLNIFMRLVMILAGGGGGRRK, encoded by the exons ATGTTGGTGGCGAGGCTGACGTGCCTGAGGAGTCTTCCTCTCGCCGGGCTGCGTCCTGTGCTGTCGCAGGGCTCCTCAGCCCTGAGAACACCCGCCCTGAAGGCCTGTCCACCGCTGCTCAGGCCCCAGCAG GGTTTTTCCTCTAAGGCCAGATTTGGTTTCCGCCGTGGGAGGACAACAAAAGACCAGCTCAAAGAAGCAGCTTTTGAGCCAGCAACAGATACCGCCATTAAAA TTGATGGCATGGGCAGAATGATTCTGGCTGGAGGTGCAGCAGTTGGGCTTGGAGCTCTTTGCTACTACGGACTTGGCATGTCCAATGAAATTGGTGCCATTGAGAAAGCAGT GATCTGGCCTCAGTATGTGAAGGACAGGATCCACTCCACCTACATGTACTTTGCAGGCAGTGTCGGACTGACGGCTCTGTCAGCTGTAGCTGTGAGCAGGACCCCGGCACTTATGGGTCTGATGATGAGAGGATCCTGGCTG GCTATAGGAGCAACTTTCGCGGCTATGATTGGTGCCGGCATGCTGGTCAGGTCCATTTCATATGAGCACAGCCCGGTGCCCAAACACCTCGCTTGGATGTTCCATGCAG GTGTGATGGGTGCTGTTATCGCTCCCCTCACCCTCCTGGGAGGGCCTTTGATGATGAGGGCCGCCTGGTACACAGCAGGCATCGTGGGAGGTCTGTCCACTGTGGCCATGTGTGCCCCAAGTGAGAAGTTCCTCAACATGGGTGGGCCACTGGCAGTCGGCTTTGGAGTGGTCTTCGCTTCCTCTATTG GATCAATGTTCCTGCCACCAACCTCAGCGTTCGGAGCAGGCCTGTACTCAGTGGCCATCTATGGAGGCCTGGTCCTGTTCAGCATGTTCCTCCTGTATGACACACAGAAGGTCATCAAGAGAGCAGAGACACACCCACTCTATGCTGTACAGAAATACGACCCAATCAACTC GTGTATGGGGATTTACATGGACACACTGAACATCTTCATGAGACTGGTGATGATTCTGGCtggcggtggcggcggcagAAGGAAGTAA